The DNA sequence ATCGGTGACGATGTGCTCTACGAGCGCTACCATATCGACCATGCGCGGCACCGCTATGCCGATGCGGCGAAGCATCTGGAAAAGATCCTCGAATTGTACCCGCTGGACATCCTGGTGGACAATGCCCTGCTCGACCTCGGCGTGCTCTACGAAGAACGACTCGGCGACCGGGAGAAGGCCATGGGCCATTACGAGCGCCTGTTGTTCGAACAGACCGGCAGCATCTTCGTGCCGGAAGCACGTGAGCGTTTCCGGCGGCTCCGCGGCGACCACCCGCCCGGCGTGCCCACCGGCGGCCACGACCACGGTCACCCATGATCGTCTACAACGTCACCGTCAACATCGACCACGAGGTGCATGACGCCTGGCTCCGGTGGATGAAGGACACCCACATCCCCGAGGTGATGGCCACCGGCCTTTTCGTGGAAAGCCGCATGCACCGCGTGCTGGCCGATGATGAGGGCGGCATCACCTACGCCATCCAGTACACCGCGCCGGACATGGCCCACTACGAGCGCTACCGCGATGAGCATGCGGCCCGCTTGCAGGCGGATGCGCAACAGCGCTATGGCGGGAGGTTCGTGGCGTTCAGGACCTTGCTGGAGGTCGTAGGTTGAGAGGTTGGAGGCTGGATGTTGGTGATCAGGAACACGGATGGCCACCAGCGCGGCCCAAGCCCTCAACGCCACAAGCTCCGCTGAAGAACCATGGTCACCCCCAAGAAGCGCTTCGGCCAACACTTCCTCAAGGAGGACGCCATCGCCCAGCGCATCGCGGATGCGCTCACGCATCATGGTGGCTACCGCACGGTGATCGAGATCGGCCCCGGCACCGGCGCCTTGACGAAGCACCTGGTCGCGCGCACGGACATCGACCTGTGGTGCGTGGAAGTGGACCACGAGGCGGCGGCGCACATCCAGGAACACTTTCCGGAACTCGCGGGTCGCCTCCTCATGGGCGACGTGCTGCGGCTGGACCTGCGCACGCACTTTCCGGGGCCCTTCGCCATCATCGGCAACTTTCCCTACAACATCAGCACGCAGATCGTCTTCCAGGTGCTGGCCTGTCGCGACCGCTGCACCGAGGTGGTGGGCATGTTCCAGAAGGAAGTGGCCGACCGCATCCGCGCGGCACCGGGCAGCAAGGTGTACGGCATTACCAGCGTGCTGGCCCAGGCCTTCTACGAGGTGGACCAGGTGATGACCGTGGAGCCGGGATCCTTCAACCCGCCGCCCAAAGTGCGCAGTGCGGTCATCCGCATGCGGCGCAACAAAGTGGACCGCCTGCCCTGCGATGAAGCGCGATTCTTCCAAGTGGTGAAGACCGCCTTCAACCAGCGGCGCAAGACCCTGGCCAACGCCTTGAAGCCCCTCCTCAGCGGCGACCGCAAGGTGCCCGCCCATTTCGCGGGCCGGCGTGCCGAGACCCTCGCCGTTCCGGAATGGATCGAGCTGACACAGGCCTTGGGCACTTAGGCGCTTCGTAGCTTCGCCGCCGCACCGGGCCACGCATCGCACAGGCGCCGGTGGTCAGCGCACGCCATGGGTCCCGACCGATGTCCTTCGAGCTCACAAAGCCCCTGCTGGACCGCATCCGCGAGGACGTGGCGGAAGGCCGCGACTCGGCCGTGCATGGGCTGCTGAGCGAGCTCCACCCCGCCGACATCGCCTCCATCATCGACCGCCTCGCCGAAGAGGAGGCGGCCTATGTGTTCCGCCTGCTCGACCCCGAGGAGTCGGCGGAAGTGCTGCTGAACCTGGAGGACGACACGCGCAAGGACCTGCTGGCCTCGCTCACCAGCCGAGAGATCGCCGAGGAGGTGATCGAGCACATCGACTCGGACGACGCGGCCGACGTGATGGCTGAGCTCCCCGAGGAGAAGCAGCGCGAGGTGATCGCCCTGCTCGATGACCAGGAGCAACGCGAGGACATCGAGGAACTGCTGCGCTATGACGAGGGCACCGCCGGCGCGCTGATGCAGAAGGAACTGGTGATGGTGCGCACCGGATGGAGCGTGGGACGCGCCATCGTGGACATGCGCCAGCAGGCCCAGCATGTGGAGCATGTCTACACCATCTACGTGGTGGATGATGAGGACAGGCTCTATGGCGTGCTGCCGTTGAAGAAGCTCCTCTTCGCAGCGGAAAGCACGCGCACGCCGATCAAGGAATTGTGCGACACCGAGATCACGAGCGTGACGACCGACACGGACGTGGAGGAGGTGGTGCAGATGATGAAGAAATACGATGTGGTGGTGCTGCCCGTGGTGGACGGGGAAGGCCGGCTGATCGGCCGCATCACCTTCGACGACGTGATGGACGTGATGGCCGATGAGGCCACCGAGGACTACCAGCTGGCAAGCGGCATCAGCGAGGACGTGGATGCCACGGACACCCCCGTGGTGCAGATGCGCGCCCGCCTACCCTGGCTGCTTATCGGTCTCGCCGGTGGCATCCTGTCCTCGCAGATCATCGCGCAGTACGAGGAGGAATTGCGCATCGATCCGAAGATGGCCTTCTTCATGCCCTTGATCGCCGCCACGGCGGGCAACGTGGGCGTGCAATCCAGTGCCATTGTGGTGCAGGGCCTCGCCAGTGGCATGCTGGATGGTGTGAACCTGATGTCCCGCCTGTGGAAGGAATTGCGCGTGGCCGTCCTCACCGCCTTGGTATGCGGTACGCTCATCTTCCTGGTGAACCTCGCCCTGCAGCAGAGCCAGGCCCTGAGCTACACGGTGAGCATCGCCCTGTTCACCGTGATCCTCACAGCCGCCATGTTCGGCACCATGATCCCCTTGTTGCTGGAGCGATTGAAGGTCGATCCCGCCATGGCCACCGGACCCTTCGTCACCACGCTCAACGACATCACCGGCCTGCTCACCTACTTCACCGTGGGCCACCTGATGTACGGACTCTTCTCCTGACCGTGCGCATCCTGCTGGCCGATAGCGTCCATCCCCTCCTGGCCGAACGCCTGGCGGCCGCCGGTCACGCATGCGAGGCGGTGCATACCCTCGATGATGCCGCACTCGCGCAGGCGGTGGCCGACGCCGAAGGACTGGTGGTGAGGAGCCGGCAAGTGGGAGCGGCCCTGCTGGCACGGGCGAAGCGGTTGCGCTTCGTCGGCCGCGTGGGTTCCGGCCTGGAGAACATCGACACGGGCTGGTGCCTGAAGCATGGTGTGCGCGTGTTCAATTCGCCCGAAGGGAACCGCGACGGTGTGGGGGAGACCTGCGTGATGCTGCTGCTGGCGCTGATGAAGGCGCTGACACGCGCCAACGCCCAGGTGCACGGCGGCCTGTGGCTGCGCGAAGAGAACCGGGGCACCGACCTGCGCGGCAAGACCGTGGGCATCATCGGCCACGGCCACATGGGAAGCGCCTTCGCCGAAAAGCTGCGTGGCTTCGGGGTGCGCATCCTGGCGCACGACAAGTACAAGGACGGTTTCGCGCGCGCCGGCATCGAGGAGGTGCGCCTCGACGTGCTGCTGCGCGAGAGCGACGTCATCAGCCTCCACCTGCCGCTCACCACCGAAACGCATCATTACGCCGACCGTGACTTCTTCCTGCGCCTGGGCCGCCCGATCTGGTTCCTCAATACCTCACGCGGGCCTGTGGTGCACACCGCGGCCCTGCTCGACGCGATCGACCAGGGGCGCGTGATCGCCGCAGGACTGGACGTGCTCGAATTCGAGCGCCATGACCTGAGCGGGCTTGACCCGTCGATCGATCCGGCCACCCAACAGCGGCTCTTCGGCCACGGGCGCGTGCTGCTGACGCCACACATCGCCGGCGTTACCTTCGAGGGACGCGTGAAAATGGCCGAGACCCTCGCACACAAGATCCTCCAAGCCTTTCCCCATGGCCCGTCGTAGCCCCTCGTTGGCGGCCGCCGCCCTGGTGATCCTCAACGCCTGCCAACCCATGGAGAACCTCCATCCCGACGTCCACGGCCATCGCGGCAGCAGGGGCCTCATGCCGGAGAACACCATCCCCGCCTTTCTCAAGGCCATCGACCTGGGCTGCGACTTCCTGGAGCTGGACGTGGTGCTCAGCGGTGATGATGAGGTCATCGTATCCCATGAGCCGTGGATGAGCGGGCGCATCTGTGTCACACCAGATGAAGAGCGCATCACGCCCGACCGCGAGCGCTCGATCAATCTGCACCGCATGACGGTGACCGAGATCCAGGAATACGATTGCGGCGGACTCGCGCATCCGCTCTTCCCCGACCAGAAGCGCGTGTTCGCCTACAAGCCCACCTTGCGGCAGGTGGTGGAGACCTGCGACGAGCATGCGCTGCTCAGCGGCATGGTCAGCCCCTCCTACAACGTGGAGATCAAGAGCGACCCCGAATGGTACGGCACCTACCAGCCCCCGCCCGCGGACTACGCGCAGCGCGTCATCCGCGAGATCGACGACCTTGGCATCGCCAATCGCTGCATCGTGCAAAGCTTCGATCCCGCCATCCTGGAAGCGATCCATGCCGAACGGTCCGACATCCCGCTGGCCTTCCTGGTGGAGAACACGGACGGGCTGAAGAAGAACCTGAAGCGGCTCACCTTCAAACCGCACATCTACAGCCCGCACTACGGCCTCGTGGACAAGAAGCTGTTGGAGGCCTTGCGCGAAGAGGACATCGAACTGGTGGTATGGACCGTGAACGAGAAGAAGGACATCCGCCGCATGCTCGACCTCGGCGTGGACGGCATCATCAGCGACTACCCGGACCGCGTGGTGATGGAGATGGAGGGCCGCGAGTGATCAGCGCACCACCAGGCGGGCCGTCACCCGGTTGCGTTGTTCCACCAGCAGTTCGCGCCCGCCGAGGAGCTTCTCCAGTGTGGCCTCGTCGAAGTGCCGCACGGTGACCAGTTCGCAGCCGTCATTGAACTTCACCTCATAGCTGCCACGCAGCTCATCCATCAATTGGTGCGCACGGGGCGTGTCGTCCACCACCACGTGGAAGGCCACGGCGCTGTTCTGCATCAGGTCGATCCGCACGTTGGCCCGCGCGAAGAGGCCGAAGATGTGGTGCAGGTTCTCCTCCACCATGAAGCTCAGGTCGCGCGGCGTGATGCTGATGAGCAGCTGCTTCGGCTTGATGATGAAGGAGGGGACCAGCGAGTCGCTCTCGCTCACATCGTTGATGGTGCTGCCCGGCGCGTCCAGGTCCATGAAGGAGCGCACATAGAGCGGGATGTGCTTCTGCTGCAAAGGCTGCAGGGTGCGCGGGTGGATGACGCTGGCGCCGAAGTAGCTCAGTTCGATCGCCTCACGGTAGCTGATGTGCGACAACAGCTTCGTGTCCGGGAAGCGGTTCGGGTCGGCGTTGAACATGCCGGGCACGTCCTTCCAGATGGTGACGCTCTCGGCGTCCAGCAGGTAGGCGAAGATCGCCGCACTGAAGTCCGATCCCTCGCGGCCCAGCGTG is a window from the Flavobacteriales bacterium genome containing:
- a CDS encoding DUF4286 family protein, with translation MIVYNVTVNIDHEVHDAWLRWMKDTHIPEVMATGLFVESRMHRVLADDEGGITYAIQYTAPDMAHYERYRDEHAARLQADAQQRYGGRFVAFRTLLEVVG
- the rsmA gene encoding ribosomal RNA small subunit methyltransferase A, producing the protein MVTPKKRFGQHFLKEDAIAQRIADALTHHGGYRTVIEIGPGTGALTKHLVARTDIDLWCVEVDHEAAAHIQEHFPELAGRLLMGDVLRLDLRTHFPGPFAIIGNFPYNISTQIVFQVLACRDRCTEVVGMFQKEVADRIRAAPGSKVYGITSVLAQAFYEVDQVMTVEPGSFNPPPKVRSAVIRMRRNKVDRLPCDEARFFQVVKTAFNQRRKTLANALKPLLSGDRKVPAHFAGRRAETLAVPEWIELTQALGT
- the mgtE gene encoding magnesium transporter is translated as MSFELTKPLLDRIREDVAEGRDSAVHGLLSELHPADIASIIDRLAEEEAAYVFRLLDPEESAEVLLNLEDDTRKDLLASLTSREIAEEVIEHIDSDDAADVMAELPEEKQREVIALLDDQEQREDIEELLRYDEGTAGALMQKELVMVRTGWSVGRAIVDMRQQAQHVEHVYTIYVVDDEDRLYGVLPLKKLLFAAESTRTPIKELCDTEITSVTTDTDVEEVVQMMKKYDVVVLPVVDGEGRLIGRITFDDVMDVMADEATEDYQLASGISEDVDATDTPVVQMRARLPWLLIGLAGGILSSQIIAQYEEELRIDPKMAFFMPLIAATAGNVGVQSSAIVVQGLASGMLDGVNLMSRLWKELRVAVLTALVCGTLIFLVNLALQQSQALSYTVSIALFTVILTAAMFGTMIPLLLERLKVDPAMATGPFVTTLNDITGLLTYFTVGHLMYGLFS
- a CDS encoding glycerophosphodiester phosphodiesterase, with product MARRSPSLAAAALVILNACQPMENLHPDVHGHRGSRGLMPENTIPAFLKAIDLGCDFLELDVVLSGDDEVIVSHEPWMSGRICVTPDEERITPDRERSINLHRMTVTEIQEYDCGGLAHPLFPDQKRVFAYKPTLRQVVETCDEHALLSGMVSPSYNVEIKSDPEWYGTYQPPPADYAQRVIREIDDLGIANRCIVQSFDPAILEAIHAERSDIPLAFLVENTDGLKKNLKRLTFKPHIYSPHYGLVDKKLLEALREEDIELVVWTVNEKKDIRRMLDLGVDGIISDYPDRVVMEMEGRE
- a CDS encoding aspartate kinase; amino-acid sequence: MKVFKFGGASVKDAAGVRNVARVLKHFDGEDILIVVSAMGKTTNALERVVWDWRDGKDVRDQMEALRQRHLGVLREVAPGFEEAEIWLLEYFDELDELLTGTPTTNADQDYDQVVGYGELWSTQIVSAYLSEAMEVCSWMDARDLVRTDALHRAARVDWEASAALVKEQFASGEGQEPVRFPVVTQGFTGATEEGLTTTLGREGSDFSAAIFAYLLDAESVTIWKDVPGMFNADPNRFPDTKLLSHISYREAIELSYFGASVIHPRTLQPLQQKHIPLYVRSFMDLDAPGSTINDVSESDSLVPSFIIKPKQLLISITPRDLSFMVEENLHHIFGLFARANVRIDLMQNSAVAFHVVVDDTPRAHQLMDELRGSYEVKFNDGCELVTVRHFDEATLEKLLGGRELLVEQRNRVTARLVVR